The Flammeovirgaceae bacterium genome contains a region encoding:
- the gyrB gene encoding DNA topoisomerase (ATP-hydrolyzing) subunit B has translation MSATKERKPANYSASNIQVLEGLEAVRKRPAMYIGDVSVKGLHHLIWEVVDNSIDEALAGYCDDIRVTVNEDNSVTVEDNGRGIPTDMHEKEKRSALEVVMTVLHAGGKFDKNTYKVSGGLHGVGVSCVNALSEVLHATVYRDGKIWEQEYHRGVPQYPVKVTGESERRGTTVRFLPDKQIFTVTEYNYETIATRLRELAFLNPGIRITLTDLREKDENGNPRTSEFLSQGGLPEFVEYIDATRDKLIPKPIYIESDRGGIPVQVALSYNTSFSENLVSYVNNINTHEGGTHVAGFRRALTRTLKAYADKSGLLDKVKIDISGDDFREGLTAVISVKVAEPQFEGQTKTKLGNSEAMGVVDQSVGEVLQYYLEEHPKEAKLIVSKVILAAQARHAARKAREMVQRKNVLTGTGLPGKLADCSSTDPGISELYLVEGDSAGGSAKQGRDRTFQAILPLRGKILNVEKAQEHKIYENEEIKNIITALGVSFGTAEDGKALNLSKLRYHKVIIMTDADVDGSHIRTLILTFFFRYMKELIENGYVYIALPPLYLVKKGKEERYCWTEEEREATVKELSGGKEDSVNVQRYKGLGEMNPEQLWTTTMDPSKRTLKQVSIESAAEADHLFSMLMGDEVAPRREFIEKNARYARIDI, from the coding sequence ATGAGTGCTACCAAAGAGCGGAAACCCGCCAATTATTCAGCCAGTAATATACAGGTTTTAGAGGGTCTGGAGGCCGTACGCAAGCGGCCGGCCATGTACATAGGTGATGTGAGTGTTAAGGGCCTTCACCACCTCATTTGGGAGGTGGTGGATAACTCGATTGATGAGGCCCTGGCCGGCTATTGCGATGACATCCGGGTAACGGTTAATGAAGACAATTCCGTAACGGTTGAAGATAACGGCCGGGGTATCCCCACCGATATGCATGAAAAGGAGAAGCGGTCGGCCCTGGAAGTGGTTATGACCGTGCTTCATGCCGGTGGTAAGTTTGATAAAAACACGTACAAGGTTTCAGGCGGACTTCACGGGGTTGGGGTTTCGTGTGTGAATGCGCTTTCTGAAGTATTGCATGCCACCGTTTACCGCGATGGAAAAATCTGGGAACAGGAATACCACCGCGGAGTACCGCAATATCCCGTCAAAGTAACCGGTGAATCGGAAAGACGGGGAACTACAGTGCGGTTTTTACCCGACAAGCAAATTTTTACAGTTACTGAATACAATTACGAAACCATCGCCACACGTCTGCGCGAACTGGCCTTCTTAAATCCGGGAATCCGGATAACCCTTACGGATTTACGCGAAAAGGATGAAAACGGCAATCCGCGCACCAGCGAATTTTTATCGCAAGGAGGCTTGCCGGAGTTTGTGGAATACATTGATGCCACCCGCGATAAACTAATTCCGAAACCCATCTACATCGAAAGCGATCGGGGCGGCATACCGGTTCAGGTAGCGTTAAGTTATAACACCTCATTCAGCGAAAACCTCGTATCGTATGTAAACAACATCAATACACATGAAGGGGGTACCCATGTTGCCGGTTTTCGAAGGGCACTAACCCGTACACTAAAGGCTTATGCCGATAAATCGGGTTTGTTGGATAAAGTTAAGATTGACATCAGCGGAGACGATTTCCGGGAAGGGTTAACAGCCGTAATTTCGGTTAAAGTGGCCGAGCCGCAGTTCGAGGGCCAGACCAAAACCAAGTTGGGCAACTCCGAAGCTATGGGCGTTGTTGACCAATCGGTGGGCGAGGTGCTTCAGTATTACCTTGAAGAACATCCAAAAGAAGCCAAACTTATCGTAAGTAAAGTCATTTTGGCGGCTCAGGCGCGCCATGCAGCCCGCAAAGCCCGCGAAATGGTGCAGCGCAAAAATGTACTAACCGGTACCGGCCTTCCCGGTAAACTGGCCGACTGCTCCAGTACTGATCCAGGTATATCGGAGCTCTACCTCGTAGAGGGCGATTCGGCCGGAGGTTCTGCCAAACAGGGGCGCGATCGGACCTTCCAGGCTATTCTTCCGCTTCGCGGTAAAATTCTGAATGTGGAAAAAGCCCAGGAGCACAAAATTTATGAGAATGAAGAAATCAAGAATATTATCACGGCACTGGGTGTTTCTTTCGGAACAGCCGAGGACGGCAAGGCATTGAATTTGTCAAAACTCCGTTACCACAAAGTCATCATCATGACCGATGCCGATGTGGACGGCAGTCACATCCGTACACTTATTCTCACCTTCTTTTTCAGGTACATGAAGGAACTTATCGAAAACGGTTATGTGTACATAGCGTTACCGCCTTTATACCTTGTTAAAAAAGGCAAAGAAGAGCGTTACTGCTGGACCGAAGAAGAGCGCGAAGCAACTGTAAAGGAACTTAGCGGTGGCAAGGAAGATTCGGTAAATGTACAGCGGTACAAAGGCTTGGGCGAAATGAATCCCGAGCAACTGTGGACAACCACGATGGATCCTTCGAAACGCACCCTTAAACAGGTAAGCATTGAATCGGCAGCGGAGGCCGACCACCTGTTTTCAATGCTGATGGGCGATGAAGTGGCTCCACGAAGAGAGTTTATTGAAAAAAACGCCCGGTACGCACGGATTGATATATAA
- the ppk1 gene encoding polyphosphate kinase 1, translating into MEAVTSVHDRIASTIEESRYISRDLSWLQFNYRVLDQAKHTERSIFDRLKFLCITASNLDEFCTIRLGSLYNYLDYGKERFDYSGLREEPFRRLLLNAIRNFVQDQNEYYLLKLKPLFQENGFCIRAYADLSVEHTALANHYFSRTIFPMLTPMAFDSYHAFPILKNNRLLFGVVTKVAHDGQQQNRISFIQIPSNIPRFFEIQENGMLVFVPVEDIVRHNIHNLFRNVDIQSVNLFRINRNGDFALDESDDIESNFLEDLKQKLKTRRTGRVVRMEVQGTPDPWMIRLLKIQWDIDDHNIFHIPQQSLLDFGGLNQVVGHKEFKARRTRFPDPIKPLNYPDEESPDLFEVLKHRDILLHHPYNSMDPVLELLEKAADDPLVLSIKITIYRVAKESRVTNALYRAAENGKHVAVLFEVKARFDEENNLREAQRLQKAGCFVIYGVGSLKTHTKLLLIVRKEPDDKVYRYVHLASGNYNETTARLYTDIGLLTTKEIYAHDVSEFFNVITGHSQPSAYRNLITSPRDMRIQLCNLVKREAENARNGLPSGIVIKMNSLQDKEFIDELYAASQAGVPIKLIVRGMCCLRPGRTGLSENIEVISIVGEYLEHSRIYYFHNAGQPKVYIGSADAMVRSFDRRIESLFMLDEEILKKQAMNILRFNLMDNVNAYVMKEDGTYALKESNGEPPFNVHKQFYTVSKETVLNVSLF; encoded by the coding sequence ATGGAAGCGGTAACATCAGTTCATGATCGGATTGCGAGCACCATTGAGGAGAGCCGCTACATCAGCCGCGATTTAAGCTGGCTGCAGTTTAACTACCGTGTGCTCGACCAGGCCAAGCACACTGAGCGCAGCATCTTTGACAGGCTAAAGTTTCTGTGTATCACCGCTTCAAACCTTGATGAGTTCTGTACCATCCGCCTGGGCAGTTTATATAATTACCTGGATTACGGCAAAGAACGTTTCGATTACAGCGGTCTGCGTGAAGAGCCGTTCCGCAGATTGCTGCTCAATGCCATCCGTAATTTTGTTCAGGATCAGAACGAATATTACCTGCTGAAACTCAAGCCCTTATTTCAGGAAAACGGGTTTTGCATACGGGCATATGCTGATCTCTCCGTTGAGCATACCGCATTGGCCAACCACTACTTCAGCCGCACTATCTTCCCGATGCTCACCCCGATGGCGTTCGACAGCTACCATGCATTTCCCATCCTGAAAAACAACCGGCTGTTGTTTGGCGTGGTAACCAAAGTGGCACACGATGGGCAACAGCAGAACCGGATATCATTTATCCAGATACCCAGTAACATTCCAAGGTTCTTCGAAATCCAGGAAAACGGCATGCTGGTATTCGTACCGGTAGAAGATATTGTGCGGCATAACATCCACAACCTCTTCCGCAACGTGGATATTCAAAGTGTAAACCTGTTCCGCATTAACCGCAATGGTGATTTCGCGCTTGATGAAAGCGATGATATTGAATCAAACTTTCTCGAAGACCTCAAGCAAAAGTTAAAAACACGCAGAACGGGCCGCGTGGTGCGCATGGAAGTGCAGGGTACACCCGACCCGTGGATGATCCGGCTATTGAAAATTCAGTGGGACATTGATGACCATAATATTTTCCATATCCCCCAACAAAGCCTGCTCGACTTTGGCGGATTAAACCAGGTGGTCGGTCATAAGGAATTTAAAGCCCGCAGAACAAGATTTCCCGACCCCATTAAGCCGCTCAATTACCCTGATGAAGAATCGCCTGATTTGTTTGAAGTACTGAAACATCGTGATATCCTGCTTCATCATCCGTACAATTCAATGGACCCCGTACTGGAATTGCTGGAAAAGGCGGCTGATGATCCACTGGTACTTTCGATTAAAATTACGATTTACCGTGTAGCAAAAGAGTCGCGTGTAACCAATGCCCTGTATCGTGCGGCCGAAAACGGGAAGCATGTTGCTGTGCTGTTCGAAGTTAAAGCCCGGTTTGATGAAGAAAACAACTTGCGCGAGGCCCAACGGCTGCAAAAGGCCGGTTGCTTTGTTATTTATGGTGTAGGCAGTTTAAAAACACACACCAAGTTACTCCTAATTGTGCGCAAAGAGCCTGATGATAAAGTGTACCGGTATGTTCACCTGGCCAGCGGCAACTACAACGAAACCACGGCTCGGCTCTATACCGATATCGGGTTGCTGACTACCAAGGAAATTTATGCGCACGATGTATCAGAATTCTTTAACGTTATAACGGGCCACTCACAGCCGTCAGCCTATCGCAATCTGATTACCTCGCCCCGCGACATGCGCATCCAGTTATGCAACCTGGTAAAACGGGAAGCCGAAAATGCCCGAAACGGGCTGCCCAGCGGAATTGTGATTAAAATGAATTCATTGCAGGATAAGGAATTTATTGACGAACTATATGCAGCCTCCCAGGCCGGGGTACCCATTAAACTTATTGTGCGCGGCATGTGCTGCCTCAGGCCGGGGCGCACGGGCCTGAGCGAAAATATTGAAGTCATCAGCATCGTAGGCGAGTACCTGGAACATTCACGGATTTATTATTTTCATAATGCAGGCCAGCCGAAAGTTTATATTGGTAGTGCCGATGCCATGGTGCGCAGTTTTGACCGGAGGATTGAATCGTTGTTTATGCTCGATGAAGAGATTCTGAAGAAACAGGCCATGAATATACTCCGGTTTAACCTGATGGATAATGTTAATGCCTACGTGATGAAAGAAGACGGAACGTATGCCTTAAAAGAATCCAATGGGGAGCCTCCGTTTAATGTTCACAAGCAATTTTATACGGTGAGCAAGGAAACGGTACTGAACGTAAGTTTATTTTAA
- a CDS encoding caspase family protein has product MKKLIALSLVFLIATPALYGQTISAKTNKVSVDFTNAKNDTNSSFPKINWITPVNETVFQKDAKFEVKFNIESRDPLVKVTVNVREKDSSPSLRGGTTATQGALRGSMPVEVKEGDKYNMLVERKITLLDGVNEVEIIAENQQGVKASSSRFVHVGETLTADAGKLQRTDYALIIVTDKYENWPKLTNPVFDGRTIGRELETAFGFKVDIVENPTQDQIWAKLREYAEKKYMPLDQLFIFVAGHGHFDDTFKEGYLVVKESLINDAGNSSYISHNRLRNNINNIPCEHIFLTMDVCFGGTFDDAIASSRGAMESPYKEISQSEFITRKLAYKTRKYLTSGGKEYVSDGTPGHHSPFASRVIAALKSRGGNDGILSLNELLTYVEKLNPEPKFGKFGNDAPGSEFVFVVK; this is encoded by the coding sequence ATGAAAAAATTAATCGCCCTCTCGCTTGTGTTTCTGATCGCTACACCAGCCCTATACGGGCAAACGATCAGCGCAAAAACCAACAAGGTATCGGTTGATTTTACGAATGCAAAGAATGATACCAACTCTTCGTTCCCGAAGATAAACTGGATAACCCCGGTAAACGAAACGGTATTTCAGAAGGATGCTAAGTTCGAAGTGAAATTCAATATCGAATCGCGCGATCCGCTCGTGAAAGTAACCGTAAATGTTCGCGAGAAAGACTCCTCCCCTTCGCTCCGGGGTGGCACTACGGCTACCCAGGGCGCCCTGCGCGGATCGATGCCCGTGGAAGTAAAGGAAGGCGACAAGTACAACATGCTGGTGGAACGCAAAATCACCCTGCTTGATGGCGTTAACGAAGTGGAGATCATTGCAGAAAACCAGCAGGGCGTTAAAGCCTCCAGTTCGCGTTTTGTGCACGTGGGCGAAACCCTTACAGCCGATGCCGGAAAACTCCAGCGTACGGACTATGCGCTTATTATCGTTACCGATAAGTACGAAAACTGGCCTAAACTTACCAATCCGGTATTTGACGGCCGCACCATTGGCCGCGAGTTGGAAACGGCTTTCGGATTTAAAGTGGATATTGTTGAGAATCCTACCCAAGACCAGATTTGGGCCAAGTTGCGTGAGTATGCCGAAAAGAAATACATGCCCCTTGACCAACTCTTTATTTTTGTTGCCGGCCACGGCCATTTTGACGACACCTTCAAAGAAGGCTACCTGGTGGTGAAGGAATCGCTGATTAATGATGCCGGTAACTCCAGCTACATTTCGCACAACCGGTTGCGCAACAACATCAACAACATTCCGTGCGAACATATTTTCTTAACCATGGACGTTTGTTTCGGTGGCACCTTTGATGATGCCATTGCCTCCTCCCGCGGAGCGATGGAATCACCCTATAAGGAAATTTCGCAAAGCGAATTCATTACCCGCAAGCTGGCCTACAAAACCCGTAAGTATTTAACCAGCGGTGGTAAGGAGTATGTTTCCGATGGTACACCCGGTCACCACTCTCCTTTTGCTTCTCGCGTTATTGCCGCTTTGAAGAGCCGTGGCGGTAACGATGGTATACTTAGCCTTAACGAATTACTTACGTACGTTGAAAAACTTAATCCCGAACCAAAGTTCGGTAAATTTGGTAACGATGCGCCCGGCAGCGAGTTTGTATTTGTGGTTAAGTGA